From Oenanthe melanoleuca isolate GR-GAL-2019-014 chromosome 18, OMel1.0, whole genome shotgun sequence, a single genomic window includes:
- the BAHCC1 gene encoding BAH and coiled-coil domain-containing protein 1 isoform X2 codes for MATCSMASTVSMRARKADNFYLRNLPAQPPLLPASHGFPGIARAAPGPPAGSCSRERDTGPLPKTPKDYERFLAGKEKGGKGDPKERLPEEDPKERHKAVLPVPPEGHCKEGVPPRGSGDGRPKPLASCLLGAKGLDGDGARAALPSCAGSALPRAARCAPKEREPGVPEAPQPYGEAVERRQMLHHAVSYAVPAAGSFPCLPLHAGPEVLCPLPEPPARELKLSGATLVPSVGPPTDKSRSFQAESGGMERGDGKERHAEAGTEPYGAPFHHPLKAEGPAERRLEWGAPGSRLKGLEYLGGGAAEGPPFSGRCPAPKAGLEKGYFEVPPAPDCSRAPRPDPLGVRVGPSCCTLEKGPPKDPPAQKVARIRHQQHPEAEAAEGKRKPLELGGLGYGGHPLPPWGVQSQGPPLAVAEERKGGPYLDPFGTGLVRAQEVPNAPDEVSAMKNLLKYSNGALLGGQKGPPFVGLGSAKGSCAHQDAKFPPGKGQPELERPDCARGREHEALGPGGTEGEVRQPPVGIAVAVARQKDTLGRHEPYGTGGAGSTGRQRAAAGVKGTARPVHLMELEAEEERGRLCEERLGLPGRDILLQDNKDLVEFARMHPSGGCPGELTPHLMMTGGSSLPAGQLGGDPTAHAHPAHTHWLPRTRSPSIWMGGHSYGIGHPALHQNLPPAFPASMPSAMQPVFPLAQDPPAQLVILPTEPPTHGTPHTLADVMDQASLWPPMYPGRGPGAHLQHTGQLPVYPRSQFLRQQELYALQQQQQQQQQQQQQQQQRAALEIQRQVHGQRKPEEQPLELEERGPEKPLKPSHKAVALNPPAKGLTSAAPAPPKLSPCCHSPALRHPAKCPVTLPTAPCTLPACPAASPAVAPRSPAASPLPAPSKGGDGEDARGEGQPPRRYPKPLEPDLPPGYGYPAAAMGYPAAHSAEPADPDPVHAGSPPAEPEQSRTFSPTAEALREPGPPRDPSPAEGPGPLLHRHHLLLPPGPLCGDRGAAPAAGSTEEPFGGHRELAQGAPEQLEQQHPVPETGGSLLPPTAEEEEEEEEEEEEEGDSDGSEPEGSCDEEEEEEDGDVPSGHQGCSGGLEALIAAGIDLGELPALEEPEEPPPAPPSPAPHPSGIPGIALLSELADLELRRRRCDLAREGEDEELLAFNLQNLATVAAAWSLVEAAEREGSPPALSPLPVSPPPRARVPRRKYTWTPKTKAVCPLKAAMEQLNTQEVEVRMRLAELQRRYKEKQRELVRLQRRHDHERDESSRSPARRGPGRPRKRKHSSALGRAESRKVKAVKTSLSLLCAELRGDPEPQKKRSKLAGGTFSSLQGSPLKQKVKGKGLPPGLSPFRRRDPNPGARIQKKLNRPKGSKGSKYQGQDPGPRQPPHFRDEPEGDTDSEEGDEEPGLSLPTGPVAVLGPSPSSVVKMEANEKAKKKKERQGLLGPCRLGSPEGEVKIKRRPVKPGGAGKLEKVPGRRKAGGCPEGSKKKLKAKAKESLRPPAPGAPSPPGPPSSLFGGTDPRLLGPRDEGARLGERGKKGTRKSKGLQAALRRKNGALSLALSPRSAKTILSKGKKLAKVKSKVATKQCKGRAVSKLLESFTVEDDFDFDDNSSFSEEEEELGGCLAGGARGGVPHACAIQKEDLRDGLHILIPKEDSLLYAGSVRTIQPPDIYSIVIEGERGNRQHIYSQEQLLQEAVLDVRPQSRRSLPPGTRVCAYWSQKSRCLYPGNVVRGSSSDEEEEDAEAVLVEFDDGDTGHIAVSNIRLLPPDFKIQCTEPSPALLVSSSCRRAKRACGDVGTPGALPPTLCPDHSPQAPRNSGRKAAGKEKSGKAVEGLSGGRGPALGDSTAGRRGGSLLSWAAVAQTKRKAASKGSAVLQNLFQVNGSAKKLRAKESLFPLHHHHHHLAAPVFGNAFGADSFGRIASSYGSFGAGAGLVLPAAQKLLRSKKAERLEAEAGRSGRRKAAGSEFLVKLDHEGVTSPKNKTCKALLLAEKDFGARLERPLGSHGYGHAGLGGRERRGRAATHPLPVGLALRKYSGHGDFALNCDSDCHSSYSDMDEDEDAAGLGADVPSRFMTRLSVSSSSSGSSTSSSSGSISTSSLCSSDNEDSSYSSEDEDSALLLQTCLSHPVPALLAQPDALRPKGAAPQRCFLSKAAAAGPKAKLKRKDPLSFAKAKEFSRRQRLPSVENRPKISAFLPARQLWRWSGNPTQRRGMKGKARKLFYKAIVRGKETLRVGDCAVFLSAGRPNLPYIGRIESMWESWASNMVVKVKWFYHPEETKLGKRQSDGKNALYQSCHEDENDVQTISHKCQVVGREHYEQLTRGRRCQDRQDLYYLAGTYDPTTGRLVTADGVPILC; via the exons ATGGCAACGTGCTCTATGGCCAGCACCGTTTCTATGAGAGCCAGAAAGGCAG ATAACTTCTACCTGAGGAACCTTCCGGCGCAGCCCCCCCTGCTCCCCGCCAGCCACGGCTTCCCCGGCAtcgcccgcgccgcccccggGCCCCCCGCCGGCTCCTGCAGCCGGGAGCGGGACACCggccccctccccaaaacccccaaggACTACGAGCGCTTCCTGGCGGGCAAGGAGAAAGGGGGCAAGGGGGACCCCAAGGAGCGGCTGCCCGAGGAGGACCCCAAGGAGCGGCACAAGGCGGTGCTGCCGGTGCCGCCCGAGGGGCACTGCAAGGAGGGGGTGCCGCCGCGGGGGTCTGGTGATGGGCGCCCCAAACCCTTGGCCTCGTGCCTGCTGGGGGCCAAGGGGCTGGACGGGGACGGTGCCCGCGCCGCGCTGCCCAGCTGTGCCGGGAGCGCCctgccccgcgccgcccgctGCGCCCCCAAGGAGCGCGAGCCGGGGGTCCCCGAGGCCCCCCAGCCCTACGGCGAGGCGGTGGAGCGGCGGCAGATGCTGCACCACGCCGTGTCCTACGCCGTGCCCGCCGCcggctccttcccctgcctcccGCTGCACGCCGGCCCCGAGGTGCTGTGCCCGCTGCCCGAGCCCCCCGCCCGCGAGCTGAAGCTCAGCGGGGCCACCTTGGTGCCCTCGGTGGGACCTCCGACGGACAAGAGCCGCTCCTTCCAGGCGGAATCCGGCGGGATGGAGCGCGGGGACGGCAAGGAGCGGCACGCCGAGGCGGGCACTGAGCCCTACGGTGCCCCCTTCCACCACCCGCTGAAGGCCGAGGggccggcggagcggcggctGGAGTGGGGGGCTCCGGGCAGCCGGCTGAAGGGGCTGGAGTACCTGGGGGGGGGCGCAGCCGAAGGACCCCCGTTCTCCGGCCGGTGCCCGGCGCCCAAGGCCGGTCTGGAGAAGGGCTACTTCGAGGTGCCGCCGGCCCCTGACTGCTCCCGCGCCCCCCGGCCCGACCCTCTGGGCGTCCGCGTCggcccctcctgctgcactttAGAGAAGGGCCCCCCCAAGGACCCCCCAGCACAGAAGGTGGCTCGGATCcggcaccagcagcaccccgAGGCGGAGGCGGCCGAGGGCAAGCGCAAACCCCTGGAGCTGGGTGGCCTGGGGTACGGCGGGCACCCCCTGCCCCCCTGGGgggtgcagagccaggggccccccctggctgtggcagaggagaggaagggggGGCCCTACCTGGACCCCTTTGGCACGGGGCTGGTGCGGGCGCAGGAGGTGCCCAATGCCCCCGACGAGGTGTCGGCCATGAAGAACCTGCTCAAGTACAGCAACGGGGCGCTGCTGGGGGGGCAGAAGGGCCCCCCCTTCgtggggctgggcagcgccAAGGGCAGCTGCGCCCACCAGGATGCCAAATTCCCACCGGGAAAGGGTCAGCCCGAGCTGGAGCGACCGGACTGCGCCCGCGGCCGGGAGCACGAGGCGCTGGGCCCCGGCGGCACCGAGGGCGAGGTGCGGCAGCCGCCCGTGGGCATCGCGGTGGCCGTGGCGCGGCAGAAGGACACGCTGGGCCGCCACGAGCCCTACGGCACCGGCGGCGCCGGCAGCACCGGGCGGCAGCGGGCGGCTGCTGGAGTCAAAG GCACGGCGCGCCCCGTGCACCTGatggagctggaggcagaggaggagcgGGGCCGGCTGTGCGAGGAGCGCCTGGGGCTGCCCGGGAGGGACATCCTGCTCCA GGACAACAAGGACCTGGTGGAGTTTGCCCGGATGCACCCATCGGGGGGGTGTCCCGGGGAGCTGACCCCCCACCTGATGATGACGGGGGGCTCGTCACTGCCGGCAGGGCAGCTCGGGGGGGACCCCACTGCCCACGCCCACCCTGCGCACACGCACTGGCTGCCCCGCACCCGCAGCCCCTCCATCTGGATGGGGGGACACTCCTACG gcATTGGACACCCCGCCCTGCACCAGAACCTGccccctgccttccctgcctccatGCCCAGCGCCATGCAGCCCGTGTTCCCCCTCGCCCAGGACCCCCCTGCCCAGCTCGTCATCCTCCCCACGGAGCCCCCCACCCACGGCACCCCCCACACGCTGG CCGACGTGATGGACCAGGCATCACTGTGGCCCCCCATGTACCCGGGCCGAGGTCCTGGtgcccacctgcagcacacGGGGCAGCTCCCTGTGTACCCACGGTCGCAGTTCCTGCGGCAGCAGGAGCTCTatgccctgcagcagcagcagcagcaacagcagcagcaacagcagcagcagcaacaacgGGCAGCCCTCGAGATCCAGCGCCAGGTGCACGGCCAG CGGAAGCcggaggagcagcccctggagctggaggagaggggTCCCGAGAAGCCCCTCAAACCCTCCCACAAAGCAGTTGCCTTAAACCCCCCGGCCAAGGGCCTGACCtcggcggcccccgcgccccccaAGCTGTCCCCGTGCTGCCACTCGCCGGCCCTGCGGCACCCGGCCAAGTGCCCGGTGACGCTGCCCACGGCCCCCTGCACTTTACCCGCCTGccccgccgccagccccgccgTGGCCCCCCGCTCGCCCGCCGCCAGCCCCCTGCCCGCCCCCAGCAAGGGCGGCGACGGCGAGGACGCGCGGGGCGAGGGGCAGCCCCCCCGCCGCTACCCCAAACCCCTGGAGCCAG ACCTGCCCCCCGGGTATGGCTaccccgccgccgccatgggCTACCCCGCGGCGCACTCGGCCGAGCCGGCGGACCCCGACCCCGTGCACGCCGGTTCTCCTCCCGCCGAGCCCGAGCAGTCCCGGACCTTCAGCCCCACGGCCGAGGCGCTGCGGGAGCCGGGCCCCCCGCGGGACCCCTCCCCGGCCGAGGGTCCCGGGCCGCTGCTGCACCGCCaccacctgctgctgcccccagggcCGCTCTGCGGGGACAGGGGGGCAGCGCCGGCCGCAGGCAGCACCGAGGAGCCCTTCGGGGGGCACCGGGAGCTGGCTCAGGGAGCGCcggagcagctggagcagcagcaccccgTGCCCGAAACGGGgggctccctgctgccccccactgcagaggaggaggaggaggaggaagaggaggaggaggaggaaggcgaCAGCGATGGCTCAGAGCCAGAGGGCAGCTGcgatgaggaggaggaggaggaggatggtgaCGTCCCCAGTGGGCACCAGGGCTGCTCGGGTGGGCTGGAGGCGCTGATCGCTGCTGGCATCGACCTGGGGGAGCTGCCGGCGCTGGAGGAACCCGAGGAGCCCCCCCCGGCGCCCCCTTCGCCTGCCCCCCACCCCTCAGGGATCCCCGGCATCGCCCTGCTCAGCGAACTCGCCGACCTGGAGCTGCGCCGGCGCCGCTGTGACCTGGCCAGGGAAG gtgaggatgaggagctgctggccttCAACCTGCAGAACCTGGCCACGGTGGCGGCCGCCTGGTCGCtggtggaggcagcagagcGGGAGGGCAGCCCCCCTGCACTGAGCcccctgcccgtgtcccccccgccccgcgcccgcgtCCCCCGCCGCAAGTACACCTGGACCCCCAAAACCAAGGCC gtgtgcccgCTGAAGGCGGCCATGGAGCAGCTGAACACGCAGGAGGTGGAGGTGCGGATGCGCCTGGCCGAGCTCCAGCGGCGCTACAAGGAGAAGCAGCGGGAGCTGGTGAGGCTGCAGCGGCGCCACGACCACGA gcGTGACGAGagctcccgcagccccgcacggcgcgggccgggccggccgaGGAAGAGGAAACACtccagtgccctgggcagggctgagagccGCAAGGTCAA GGCAGTGAAgaccagcctgtccctgctgtgtgccGAGCTGCGGGGGGACCCTGAGCCCCAGAAGAAGAGGAGCAAACTGGCAGGAGGGACCttcagcagcctgcagggctccccG CTGAAGCAGAAGGTAAAGGGCAAGGGGTTgccccctgggctcagccccttccGCCGGAGGGACCCCAACCCTGGTGCCCGCATCCAGAAGAAGCTGAACCGGCCCAAGGGCTCCAAGGGCTCCAAGTACCAGGGGCAGGACCCCGGTCCCCGGCAGCCCCCACACTTCAGAG ACGAGCCTGAAGGTGACACTGACAGCGAGGAGGGGGACGAGGAACCGGGGCTGTCACTGCCCACAGGgccagtggctgtgctggggccctCCCCATCCTCCGTGGTGAAGATGGAGGCCAATGAGAAGGccaagaagaagaaggaaaggcAGGGGCTGCTAG GTCCCTGCCGCCTGGGCAGCCCCGAGGGCGAGGTGAAGATCAAGCGGCGGCCGGTGAAGCCAGGGGGCGCCGGGAAGCTGGAGAAGGTTCCTGGCCGACGAAAGGCGGGGGGCTGCCCCGAGGGCAGCAAGAAGAAGCTGAAAGCCAAGGCCAAGGAGAGCCTGAGGCCCCCAGCCCCcggtgcccccagccccccgggaccccccagcAGCCTCTTTGGGGGCACCGACCCCCGGCTGCTGGGGCCACGGGACGAGGGGGCTCGGCTGGGAGAGAGGGGCAAGAAGGGCACCCGCAAGAGCAAAGGGCTGCAGGCGGCCCTCAGG CGCAAGAACGGGGCACTCTCACTGGCCCTCTCCCCCCGGAGCGCCAAGACCATCCTGAGCAAGGGCAAGAAACTGGCCAAGGTCAAGAGCAAAGTGGCCACCAAACAG TGCAAGGGCCGGGCCGTCAGCAAACTCCTGGAGAGCTTCACCGTGGAGGACGACTTCGACTTCGACGACAACAGCAGCTTctcggaggaggaggaggagctgggaggctGCCTGGCAGGGGGGGCTCGCGGGGGGGTGCCCCACGCCTGCGCCATCCAGAAGGAGGATCTGCGGGATGGGCTGCACATCCTGATCCCCAAGGAGGACAGCCTGCTCTACGCCGGCAGCGTGCGCACCATCCAGCCCCCCGACAT ctaCAGCATCGTCATCGAGGGTGAGCGGGGGAACCGGCAGCACATCTACTcgcaggagcagctgctgcaggaggcg gtCCTGGACGTGCGGCCGCAGTCCCGCCGCAGCCTTCCCCCCGGCACCCGCGTCTGCGCCTACTGGAGCCAGAAATCCCGCTGCCTGTACCCGGGGAACGTGGTGCGAG GCTCCTCCAGtgacgaggaggaggaggacgcCGAGGCCGTGCTGGTGGAGTTCGAtgatggggacacggggcacaTCGCTGTGTCCAACATCCGCCTGCTGCCCCCCGACTTCAAGATCCAAT GCACCGAGCCCTCCCCGGCCCTGCTGGTGTCCAGCTCCTGCCGGCGGGCCAAGCGGGCGTGTGGCGACGTGGGCACCCCTGGGGCGCTGCCCCCCACGCTCTGCCCCGACCACAGCCCCCAGGCCCCCCGAAATTCCGGCAGGAAGGCGGCTGGCAAGGAGAAAAGTG GCAAAGCCGTGGAGGGGCTGTCGGGGGGCCGGGGGCCAGCGCTCGGTGACAGCACGgccgggcggcgcggggggtccctgctcagctgggccGCCGTGGCACAGACCAAGCGGAAGGCGGCGAGCAAGGGCTCGGCCGTGCTGCAGAACCTCTTCCAGGTCAACGGCAGCGCCAAGAAGCTGCGGGCCAAGGAGAGCCTGTTCCCCctgcaccaccaccaccaccacctcgCCGCCCCCGTCTTCGGCAACGCCTTCGGCGCCGACTCCTTCGGCCGCATCGCCAGCTCCTACGGCTCCTTCGGCGCCGGCGCCGGGCTGGTGCTGCCGGCGGCACAGAAGCTGCTGCGCTCCAAGAAAGCCGAGCGGCTGGAGGCCGAGGCGGGCAGGAGCGGCCGCAGGAAGGCGGCGGGCAGCGAGTTCCTGGTCAAGCTGGACCACGAAGGGGTGACGTCCCCCAAGAACAAGACGTGCAAGGCGCTGCTGCTGGCCGAGAAGGACTttggggccaggctggagcgGCCGCTGGGCAGCCACGGCTACGGACACGCCGGCCTGGGCGGCCGGGAGCGCAGGGGCCGCGCGGCCACGCACCCGCTGCCCGTGGGGCTGGCGCTGCGCAAGTACTCGGGGCACGGGGACTTCGCCCTGAACTGCGACAGCGACTGCCACAGCTCCTACTCGGACATGGACGAGGACGAGGACGCGGCTGGGCTCGGTGCCGACGTCCCCTCGCGCTTCATGACGCGCCTCTCcgtctcctcctcttcctcggGCTCCTCCACCTCGTCCAGCTCCGGCTCCATCTCCACGTCCAGCCTGTGCTCCTCGGACAATGAGGATTCCTCCTACAGCTCGGAGGACGAGGACTCggcgctgctgctgcagacCTGCCTGTCGCACCCGGTGCCGGCGCTGCTGGCGCAGCCGGACGCTCTGCGGCCCAAGGGCGCCGCGCCCCAGCGCTGCTTCCTGTCCAAggcggccgccgccggccccAAGGCCAAGCTCAAGCGCAAGGATCCCCTCAGCTTCGCCAAAGCCAAAGAGTTCTCCCGGCGGCAGCGCCTGCCCTCGGTGGAAAACCGGCCAAAGATCTCCGCCTTCCTGCCCGCGCGCCAGCTCTGGAGGTGGTCGGGGAACCCCACGCAG cgGCGCGGCATGAAGGGCAAGGCGCGCAAGTTGTTCTACAAGGCCATCGTGCGGGGCAAGGAGACGCTGCGCGTGGGCGACTGCGCCGTGTTCCTGTCGGCCGGGCGGCCCAACCTGCCCTACATCGGCCGCATCGAGAGCATGTGGGAGTCCTGGGCCAGCAACATGGTGGTCAAGGTCAAGTGGTTCTACCACCCCGAGGAGACCAAGCTGGGCAAGCGCCAGAGCGATGGCAag AACGCGCTGTACCAGTCGTGCCACGAGGACGAGAACGACGTGCAGACCATCTCGCACAAGTGCCAGGTGGTGGGGCGGGAGCACTACGAGCAGCTGACGCGCGGCCGCCGCTGCCAGGACCGCCAGGACCTCTATTACCTGGCGGGCACCTACGACCCCACCACGGGCCGCCTGGTGACCGCCGACGGGGTGCCCATCCTGTGCTGA